One region of Jonesiaceae bacterium BS-20 genomic DNA includes:
- a CDS encoding protein-glutamate O-methyltransferase CheR yields MAITQETFQFVANLVHQRSAIALTPGKEYLVESRLAGFARELDLSVDEYVSQKRKHLTFTDSELIVEALTTNETSWFRDSQPFMALNQHILPATRAARDPLGTFKVWSAACSTGQEPYSIAMNLIDYFDSPAFTSPKPIIEILATDLSRQVLERSIKGRYTQLEVNRGLPAMNLVRHFQRAGTEWEISPQIRSMVKFQRHNLLDLPPAGNGPFDVVFLRNVLIYFDVPTKLSVLNRIRGAMRPGGYLILGAAETTVGLDDSWKRVQVGRSSIYQKAWN; encoded by the coding sequence ATGGCGATCACTCAAGAGACTTTTCAATTTGTTGCAAATTTGGTGCATCAACGCAGTGCGATCGCGCTTACTCCCGGCAAGGAATACCTGGTTGAGTCGCGCCTGGCCGGATTTGCGCGGGAGCTGGACTTAAGTGTTGATGAGTACGTTAGTCAAAAGCGCAAGCATCTGACGTTCACCGATTCGGAACTGATCGTGGAGGCCCTGACAACTAACGAGACGTCTTGGTTTCGAGATTCTCAGCCATTTATGGCCCTGAACCAGCACATCTTGCCTGCCACCCGCGCTGCCCGTGACCCGTTGGGAACGTTCAAGGTGTGGTCCGCTGCCTGTTCCACGGGGCAAGAGCCGTACTCGATCGCAATGAATTTGATTGATTACTTTGATTCGCCTGCGTTCACAAGCCCCAAACCCATTATTGAGATCCTGGCAACGGACCTGTCCCGTCAGGTGTTGGAACGCAGCATCAAGGGGCGTTATACCCAGCTTGAGGTGAACCGTGGTTTGCCGGCCATGAACCTGGTGCGCCATTTCCAGCGCGCCGGCACGGAGTGGGAGATTAGTCCGCAAATCCGTTCCATGGTCAAGTTCCAGCGGCATAACCTATTGGACCTTCCCCCGGCGGGCAATGGCCCATTTGATGTGGTGTTCTTGCGTAACGTTTTGATCTATTTTGATGTGCCCACCAAACTTTCCGTGCTGAACCGCATCCGGGGTGCCATGCGCCCCGGTGGGTACCTGATCCTTGGGGCCGCGGAGACAACGGTTGGCCTTGATGATTCTTGGAAGCGGGTCCAGGTGGGCCGGAGTTCCATTTACCAGAAAGCGTGGAATTGA
- a CDS encoding response regulator, translated as MKALVIDDSRTMRRIISKILTGLGFTVFEAGDGQEALSVMENEPDIALCCVDWNMPVMDGLTFVKHVRAVDQWRSVTLMMITTESEHGQIVRALAAGAHEYVIKPFTPEAIAQKLEFLGLLPLAEAEMSEEV; from the coding sequence CTGAAGGCCCTTGTTATTGATGATTCCCGCACCATGCGCCGGATCATTTCCAAGATCTTGACCGGGCTTGGGTTCACAGTTTTTGAAGCTGGAGATGGCCAGGAAGCGCTTTCCGTGATGGAAAACGAGCCGGACATTGCCCTCTGCTGCGTTGACTGGAACATGCCTGTCATGGATGGGCTCACGTTTGTTAAGCATGTGCGGGCCGTGGACCAGTGGCGCTCGGTCACGTTGATGATGATCACCACGGAGTCCGAGCACGGCCAGATTGTGCGGGCCCTTGCCGCAGGTGCACACGAGTATGTCATCAAACCGTTTACACCCGAGGCCATCGCACAAAAGCTTGAGTTCTTAGGGTTGCTTCCTCTTGCGGAAGCCGAAATGTCGGAGGAAGTCTAG
- a CDS encoding chemotaxis protein CheX: MSVAVEREQILQIVQEVFSAMLDQGEERVRELVGDAPTLLSPVSAYVDMFAQTDLGDLNARALLRTESATAHEIARDLLMLTADEEVTPEDLVDAFGEIANVVGGNVKALIDAPASLSLPHVSTPEVDMTGSVFVQDLDLLWRGQSLSVSLWLLN; the protein is encoded by the coding sequence ATGTCTGTTGCAGTTGAGCGAGAGCAGATTCTGCAGATTGTCCAAGAGGTGTTCTCGGCAATGCTGGATCAAGGTGAGGAGCGAGTGCGTGAGCTCGTTGGTGATGCGCCGACCTTGTTATCACCGGTGAGCGCCTACGTTGACATGTTTGCTCAGACCGACCTGGGTGACCTCAATGCCCGTGCGCTTCTGCGTACCGAGTCTGCTACCGCGCATGAGATTGCGCGTGATTTGTTGATGCTCACCGCGGATGAGGAAGTCACCCCCGAGGATCTGGTGGATGCATTTGGGGAGATCGCCAACGTAGTGGGCGGCAACGTTAAGGCACTCATTGATGCCCCGGCAAGCCTGAGCCTCCCGCACGTTTCGACACCCGAGGTGGATATGACGGGGTCGGTATTTGTTCAGGATCTAGATTTACTGTGGCGCGGGCAGTCCTTGTCCGTCTCACTGTGGTTGCTTAACTGA
- a CDS encoding response regulator, whose product MFVLVADDSRVMRQIVIRTLRQAGYDWEIIEASDGQEVYDMTLDHNPDLVLSDWNMPNATGIDALNALRQAGSQVPFGFITSEGSEQMRKIAADAGALFLITKPFSAESFKAALDPVLG is encoded by the coding sequence ATGTTTGTACTTGTTGCTGATGATTCCCGCGTCATGCGCCAGATTGTTATTAGGACACTTCGTCAGGCCGGGTATGACTGGGAGATCATTGAGGCCAGCGATGGCCAAGAGGTTTACGACATGACCCTTGATCACAACCCGGACTTGGTGTTGTCGGACTGGAATATGCCAAATGCCACGGGCATTGACGCACTGAACGCGTTGCGTCAGGCCGGTAGCCAGGTGCCTTTTGGGTTCATTACCTCGGAGGGCTCGGAGCAAATGCGTAAAATCGCTGCCGATGCCGGAGCCCTGTTCCTCATTACCAAACCGTTTTCTGCAGAGAGCTTTAAGGCAGCACTGGATCCGGTGCTGGGATGA
- a CDS encoding SHOCT domain-containing protein has translation MNTANPTFAGWYEDPETKSNHYWDGSRWTGDTRPARRQFAAPAKEQTKGTWFLAIGAIFLIGPFTDAELELGGKVFFFAAGIVLVAIGIYMFRGQGPTTKAVQQRVHFENLQEQERQQAMQQALQNSAAQSQVNQQFTAPAQQGSDSAHSAQVNAIASLETAKALQNLQALLFTRTITEEEFQAAKNKLFASNTSDTQVEIQKLADLYSAGLIGDYEFIAAKARILGI, from the coding sequence ATGAACACGGCGAACCCCACCTTTGCGGGTTGGTACGAAGACCCCGAAACCAAGAGTAATCACTACTGGGACGGTTCCCGTTGGACCGGAGACACACGTCCAGCCCGGAGGCAGTTTGCGGCCCCAGCAAAGGAGCAAACCAAAGGTACCTGGTTCCTCGCTATCGGTGCGATTTTTTTGATCGGCCCGTTCACAGATGCAGAGCTTGAGCTTGGCGGCAAGGTGTTCTTTTTTGCTGCCGGAATCGTGCTAGTTGCAATTGGAATCTACATGTTCCGGGGACAGGGCCCCACTACAAAAGCGGTGCAACAACGGGTTCATTTTGAAAACCTGCAGGAACAAGAGCGCCAGCAAGCCATGCAGCAAGCGTTGCAGAACTCCGCAGCTCAATCCCAGGTTAACCAACAGTTCACGGCCCCTGCTCAACAGGGCTCAGACTCGGCCCATAGTGCCCAGGTCAACGCGATAGCAAGCCTAGAGACGGCCAAAGCCCTCCAAAATCTCCAGGCCCTGCTCTTTACTCGCACCATCACCGAAGAAGAATTTCAGGCGGCAAAGAACAAACTATTCGCCTCAAATACCAGTGATACTCAGGTAGAAATCCAAAAGCTTGCTGATCTCTACTCGGCTGGACTCATCGGGGACTATGAATTCATCGCCGCCAAAGCACGGATCCTAGGCATCTGA